A window of the Synechococcus sp. LTW-R genome harbors these coding sequences:
- the sat gene encoding sulfate adenylyltransferase, with the protein MTTAAAAPRQGLIAPHGGTLVDLRVPEAQREAAKAGVDHVVECSDRNACDIELLMVGGFSPLRGFMHQDDYLSVVEKNRTTSGLLFGLPIVMDTDRDDIAVGQKLLLTYRGQELAVMTVESKWEPDKAREAVGCYGTSSLEHPAVKMIATERGRFYLGGSIQGLELPERVFPCKTPAEVRANLPEGQDVVAFQCRNPIHRAHYELFTRALDATNVSEQGVVLVHPTCGPTQDDDIPGAVRFQTYERLAAEVNNPRIRWAYLPYSMHMAGPREALQHMIIRKNYGCTHFIIGRDMAGCKSSISGEDFYGPYQAQDFARENAPELGMETVPSLNLVYTEEEGYVTAEHADARGLHVRKLSGTQFRQMLRGGEEIPEWFAFKSVVEVLRSAA; encoded by the coding sequence ATGACCACCGCAGCCGCTGCACCCCGTCAGGGTTTGATCGCTCCCCACGGCGGCACGCTTGTGGACCTGCGGGTGCCTGAAGCCCAGCGGGAAGCGGCGAAGGCTGGCGTGGATCACGTGGTCGAGTGCTCCGATCGCAACGCCTGCGACATCGAGCTGCTGATGGTGGGTGGTTTCTCACCCCTGCGCGGCTTCATGCACCAGGACGACTACCTGTCGGTGGTCGAGAAGAACCGCACCACCAGCGGCCTTCTCTTTGGTCTGCCGATCGTGATGGACACCGATCGCGACGACATCGCCGTTGGTCAGAAGCTGCTGCTGACCTACCGCGGTCAAGAGCTCGCCGTGATGACGGTGGAGAGCAAGTGGGAGCCCGATAAGGCCCGTGAGGCGGTTGGCTGCTACGGCACCTCCTCCCTGGAGCATCCCGCGGTGAAGATGATCGCCACCGAGCGCGGTCGCTTCTATCTGGGTGGTTCGATTCAAGGCCTGGAGCTGCCCGAGCGCGTCTTCCCTTGCAAGACCCCCGCTGAGGTGCGCGCGAACCTGCCCGAGGGTCAGGACGTGGTGGCCTTCCAGTGCCGGAACCCCATCCACCGTGCGCACTACGAGCTCTTCACCCGGGCCCTCGATGCCACCAATGTGAGTGAGCAGGGCGTGGTCCTGGTGCACCCCACCTGCGGCCCCACCCAAGACGACGACATCCCCGGTGCCGTTCGCTTCCAGACCTACGAGCGTCTGGCCGCTGAGGTGAACAACCCCCGCATCCGCTGGGCTTACCTGCCCTATTCGATGCACATGGCTGGGCCCCGTGAGGCGCTGCAGCACATGATCATCCGCAAGAACTACGGCTGTACCCACTTCATCATTGGCCGCGACATGGCCGGCTGTAAGTCCTCCATCAGCGGTGAGGACTTCTATGGCCCCTACCAGGCCCAGGACTTCGCCCGCGAGAATGCTCCGGAGCTGGGAATGGAGACGGTCCCGTCCTTGAACCTGGTGTACACCGAGGAAGAGGGCTACGTGACCGCCGAACACGCCGATGCCCGTGGCCTGCACGTCCGCAAGCTCAGCGGCACCCAGTTCCGCCAGATGCT